One Cupriavidus pauculus genomic window, ATGGATCTACGCCAGGTCGTGCTCCGGCAACGGACGTCGGCACGCCGCCCGTTGCCAACTCCAGCAACGCCTCCGCTGCCTCGGCCGGAAGATGCTCTGCGAGGATCAGCAAGCTGTCTTCGTTCGCCGCTCGAACATCGGCCAGCCATTCGGGCGGTACGCCGTAGCCAAGAAGCTCCTCGTCCGAGCAGCCAACAAAGAGTTGCGGCTTTTGCTGTCGTTGATGGCCTTTGGGAAAACCGCCTGCATGGCCTCCAAAGCCTTCGGTAGCTGAGTCGCCACCGGCAGCACGCTTACCAACAATTTCTTCTACGCGCTCGTGAATCTCAACCCACTGTGCCGCGCCTGTTTTGGGATGAACCTCAAGCTTCCTTCGCTCCGCCCACTTGTAGGCCTTGTCGTGATGATCAACGTAGCAGAGCAGGAAGCTGGTCGCGGTCCGGTGCACGATGAGCCGGATGTCGCTATTGACCCGGACAGACCAAAAGTTCTTGTCCTTCGACTGGTCGATCTTGTGCAGGCTCATGCTCGGATGCGCTGGGTTCAACTGCAAGTCGAAAGCGGTCGTCTTCACCGCCTTCTGCTCGTCGCCCGTGAGTCTCGCGAGGCTGTCGTTGAAGGTGTCGGAAATACGAAATTCCATCGCTCTACCTGTTAGATCAAACGGCTTTCGGAATGAACCCCAAAGTCATGAGACTTTGAACACTTTCATCACCTCGTCGCCCAGGTGGTTGATCACCTTCACGGCGATGCGCCCGGATTTCGGCTTGTCGAATGCGCGCGATGTGTCGCTGTTCAAGGTCGCCCAAGCGTCTTCGTTGATCTCCGCCTTCAGCGTGGTCTTGAGTGCCTTGTAGGGGTCGTTCGCACCAAGGAAATAGGCGTGGCGGACGAAGAAGCTTTCTTCGTTGTAGTCGGTGTCGATGAACCAGCAGGCAATGCCCTCGGCCCCGTCGCTGCGGACCTCGCCGGTGTTGGGGTGGAACACATCCACGCCATTGACCTTCACTCGCACCTGACCGCCTTCGGCGGGCAGGATGTCGATATCAGGTTCGCCGAAGATCACGAAAAGATTGCCCTTGCCCGTGTTCTTGAGGTCTTCTGCCATGTGGAGATCGGCATTCATACGCGCCTTCAGCACAGGAATGCGCCCCAACTTCTCGAACTCGGAGGAGTGCGCGTCGTAGTTGAAGGCGCAAGCGATCAGTACATCGAAGCCGGCATCGCCAGCTTCGCGCGCGGCGGCCACCAGGTCCGGTCGAGACACCGTGCCGAACTCCGGCCCAATAAAAATGGCGGCGCGCTTCTCGCCGGCACTGTCTTCGTAGCCCCCCTCGGCGCACACCAAATCGCCGGGCCAAGGAACCAGCGAGTTGAAAACGACCCTGTCTTCCTTGTGGGCCTGCTGCACACCAGCGGTCTTGAGGTTGTCAAGAATGATCTGCACAAAGTCGCGCGCAGCCTCGAAGTCGGCTTGCTGCTTGGCCACCTTAGGGTCGGCAGGATCGATCAGCTCGTCGTTTTCATCGATAGCCAGTACGCGATGCGGCGACAGACTTTCCACCGTGAACGGACCTGCCACACGGACCTTCTTCTTGTCCTCGTACGGTTTGTCATAGAGGTACTCAAATTCAGCCTTGGCTGCAATGGATGCGTCAATCTCCTCTTGACGAATAACTCGCAGTTTCCACCACTCAGCATGATCTCGCTGGACTGCTGCTGGCCACTTGGAATCAGGCAGACGAGGAATGCTCCATTCATGCCACGAAGTACCGAGCGCGCTATTTATTCCCGCAAGAAGAGGCTCCAGTCGTAGCTGATACTTATCCCAAATTACATCGATCTCAGAGTTGTGAGCAACAGATCCCAGGGTTATTCTCGGCACGCGGTTGTATACAAATCCTTGTCGAACCGAGCCCCGAGTCGTCACATTACCCAGTGTCTTTCCGGTAAGTTGAGCCTCTTTAATCTGACCATCTTGACTATCTGTCAACAGGTAGTACGGATATCGAGCCCCCATAATTCGTGCACGGGCCAGCGCCAGCGCGACTCGAGAGGTATCAATCGTCACCCACCGCCGTCCCCACTGCTCTGCAACAGTCGCAGTTGTGCCAGACCCACACGTGGGATCTAGAACCAAGTCGCCCGGATCCGTGGTCATCAACATACAGCGTTGAATAATCTTAGGATGCGTCTGCACAACGTATGTTTTGGTTTCCCCAAAGCCCGCCACGGTGTCCGGCCACGTATTCAAATAACTCATGCATGGGAAATCATCATAGTAGAGCTTATAGTAAAGCTTCGAGCCTAAGACAAAGAGACGGTCCGCCTTCTCAAGTCGATTCATGCCCTGCGTATTTGTTCTCCAGCTTTTTTTCCCACGCGGGAAGAAAGGCTGTCCTTTATGCTCATGGGTGAAAGTGCATGATGGCGTGAATCCCGACGACTCCAGAACTGACCTCTTAAAGACCCCAGCGGTTGAACCTACCGGGGCAGCGGAGAGATTCAGCTCTTCGTAGCCGACATCCTTGGCGCGAAATTTAAATTCCGGATTCCCATCAAACATCTTTTCCCGGTAGAGATTCTTATATTTGATTCTTTCTTTGTCCTTGGCGTACCAAACTATGTGATCAAAAACAGACTCGATCTTCCCGGACTCCAATGGCGTCATGGACTGAAAATTTATCTGTGAAATAAAATTCTCATCACCAAAAACTTCATCGAGAAGCGCCCTAACTCGATGTACGTTCTCATCACCAATCTGAACAAATATCGATCCACTTTCATCGAGCAGATCACGAGCGACAGTTAGACGATCACGCAAATACGTCAAATAGGAATGAATCCCGTCGCGCCAAGTATCGCGAAAGGCCTTTACTTGTTCCGGTTCGCGAGTAATGTGCTCGGCATTGCCGTCCTTAACGTCGCGACTAGTGGTTGACCACTGAAAGTTACTATTGAACTTAATGCCATACGGCGGATCAAGGTAGATGCACTGCACCTTGCCGCGCAGACCCTCGCGCTCTGCCAGCGAGGCCATGACTGCCAAGCTATCGCCCAGGATCATGCGGTTGGCCCAATGGGCGTCATGTGCATAGAACTCGGTCTTGGCGTCTTCGTTCGGCAAGCCGTTGAAGTCCGCGAACATGTCGACCTGCGGTGAGTCCGATCCCTGCGCGCGTTCAGTCCGCCGCTTGAGGTCGTCAATTAGCACCTTGGGGTGGACCTTCTCTTGTATGTATAGAGGCGGCGCGTGCACTACCAGGTCTGACCAGTCCTGCTCATCCTTACCGCGCCAGACCAATTGTGGATCCAGGTCTCGGTTCCGCCCCTCGCGCTCGCGAGGGTACGCAACGCGCACCGGGCTCTGCTGCTCCTTCTTCATGACCGACTGGTACTCGGCCGTGGGAATGTTCTTGCGCTTGGCGTCTTCGTGTTTGATCGTCTCAACGCTCAGCGGGGAGGTCTTGTTAGTGGCCATGGTTCAAATTTCAGAGCTAGCTGAGGCGTCGGAAACGGGATTGAAGAGATTGCAGTTGTAGTGAGCGACGGTTCGGAGGTCGCCAGTGGCGTGCAAATGCGCCGTCTTGAAGGCCCACTTGATTGGCAAAGCTGTACTCTTGCCCTGTTGGGATGAGGGCATCGACTTGTCCATGTCTTCGCGAAGTTCCTTGGCAATGCCAGCGATGTTTTTCTTCTTTACGAAAGACAGCATGAGGCATTGAGCCTCTCTCCCAGTCATGTACCGGCCCATTAGTTGTGCCAGGCCCTTCTTGTGCAGATTGGGGCCGTCATACACTTTGGCTTCGCCTAGAGAAAACAACAGTGGGTAGCTGTGATCGAGCGAGACCGTCAAGTCAACATGACCGTTCGAGTTCTCCTCTTGGCTGACGGTTAGCCCCGGCATGCGTAGCCCCATCGCTAACGCCGCAACCAGCCCTGTCTCGCCAAGGCCCGCAAAGTTCTTGCTATTCGCCTCAAGATCGTGAATTGCCCGAGCGAGCCAGGGCGCAAAGGCATCGTCGAAATCCGCTTCCGTCACGGTTGTCAGCAATTCAACCGCCTCCGGACAACGCCTCGCGAGGATTTCGCACAAACGCTTCAAGTTGCTATCAGCCATTGGGGAGCTCCCCAAGGCCATAGCCGAGCCAGCTCACGCGGACTTCAGAGGCCCATTCGTCCCATGCCCAAGGTGCACCATTAGCGCCACGCTCCGTCGCCCTTCGCTTTAGCAGAGCGTCGCGCAATGTGACTTGAGAGTTTGATTCGCCGTCTATCAACTTCATCTGAAATCGGCCCTTGCTTTCGCCGCTAAGCGCAGCAAGGATCGCGATCACGTTGGCCGGATCAACCTGGTTTTGGGCGGCTACTCTTTCAATGTCCGACAAGGTCAACTCACCATACTCATGCAGCGCGGCGCTACGCCAGAGGGACTCCAAGACAGGTCGGACCCATGGAATCGAAGTGGCTTCTGCTCGCAGCACGTCCTCGGATGATTCGATGTAGCCTGCGACATCAGGCGTTCTCAGCCCGGTCACACGTTCCATCATCAGGTCGAACTCAGAGGCAACTTCCTTCTCGAAGTCATGCTGCAATTGGTAG contains:
- a CDS encoding site-specific DNA-methyltransferase, with translation MATNKTSPLSVETIKHEDAKRKNIPTAEYQSVMKKEQQSPVRVAYPREREGRNRDLDPQLVWRGKDEQDWSDLVVHAPPLYIQEKVHPKVLIDDLKRRTERAQGSDSPQVDMFADFNGLPNEDAKTEFYAHDAHWANRMILGDSLAVMASLAEREGLRGKVQCIYLDPPYGIKFNSNFQWSTTSRDVKDGNAEHITREPEQVKAFRDTWRDGIHSYLTYLRDRLTVARDLLDESGSIFVQIGDENVHRVRALLDEVFGDENFISQINFQSMTPLESGKIESVFDHIVWYAKDKERIKYKNLYREKMFDGNPEFKFRAKDVGYEELNLSAAPVGSTAGVFKRSVLESSGFTPSCTFTHEHKGQPFFPRGKKSWRTNTQGMNRLEKADRLFVLGSKLYYKLYYDDFPCMSYLNTWPDTVAGFGETKTYVVQTHPKIIQRCMLMTTDPGDLVLDPTCGSGTTATVAEQWGRRWVTIDTSRVALALARARIMGARYPYYLLTDSQDGQIKEAQLTGKTLGNVTTRGSVRQGFVYNRVPRITLGSVAHNSEIDVIWDKYQLRLEPLLAGINSALGTSWHEWSIPRLPDSKWPAAVQRDHAEWWKLRVIRQEEIDASIAAKAEFEYLYDKPYEDKKKVRVAGPFTVESLSPHRVLAIDENDELIDPADPKVAKQQADFEAARDFVQIILDNLKTAGVQQAHKEDRVVFNSLVPWPGDLVCAEGGYEDSAGEKRAAIFIGPEFGTVSRPDLVAAAREAGDAGFDVLIACAFNYDAHSSEFEKLGRIPVLKARMNADLHMAEDLKNTGKGNLFVIFGEPDIDILPAEGGQVRVKVNGVDVFHPNTGEVRSDGAEGIACWFIDTDYNEESFFVRHAYFLGANDPYKALKTTLKAEINEDAWATLNSDTSRAFDKPKSGRIAVKVINHLGDEVMKVFKVS